The genomic segment GATCCGGGTCAGTCCGTCGTCGGCGGTGTAGCGGTATTCGCCGACCAGGCCGAGCACGTGCGACACGGCCCAGCCGGTCTCCTCGGTGACCTCCCGGCGCAGCGCGTCGTCGATCTCCTCGCCCGGTTCGAGGTGGCCGCCGACGATGTCCCAGCAGTTCGGGAAGAGGCGCCGATCGGGGGACCGGCGTTGGATGAAGATGCGGCCGTCGTCGTCGACGATCAGCGCGCCGGTGCAGCGGAGGGGCTCGGTGGGCACCCTCCGACAGTAGCCATCCGGGCCGTATCCGGCGATGCCCGTTCTTGTCCCGGTACGCATCGAGGGCCCACCATGTCCGTACTCAGTCGCCGTCCCACAGGGGTGATGTGTGATGCAGGTACGGGAAGCGATGTCCAACGAGGTACTCG from the Micromonospora sp. WMMA1947 genome contains:
- a CDS encoding NUDIX domain-containing protein; this encodes MPTEPLRCTGALIVDDDGRIFIQRRSPDRRLFPNCWDIVGGHLEPGEEIDDALRREVTEETGWAVSHVLGLVGEYRYTADDGLTRIETDFLVRVDGDLSRPRLEAGKHTEFRWLAESEIALLDEHRDVNDGLIRRIAEDGFAALRSIGLTG